In Synechococcus sp. PCC 6312, one genomic interval encodes:
- the bioB gene encoding biotin synthase BioB: MRQLQTPAAPTALNSLLPNWQHFADQALSGIPLTNAQALAVLQAPDTEILNQLAAAYQVRYHYWQNRVRLHYLLNAQSGLCPEDCHYCSQSKISTAEIETYPLLAEEKILAAAAQAERLKAGTFCLVLSGRSPSPKNFERVLSTIRTIKANHDLKVCACLGLLDEAQAQALAAAGVDRVNHNLNTSEAHHSNICTTHTFNDRATTINQVQKAGITTCSGGIIGLGESDQDVVDLAMSLRALNVTSVPVNFLIPIDGTPLSLAKHLNPRYCLRVLCLFRFLLPSQEIRIAGGREVHLRSLQPLGLYPANSIFVGDYLTTPGQAAHADWQMISDAGFVLEAADGTPLEAPLFNDQ, encoded by the coding sequence TTGAGACAACTTCAAACCCCTGCCGCCCCAACTGCGCTCAACTCGCTGCTTCCCAATTGGCAGCATTTTGCCGACCAGGCCCTATCTGGTATCCCTTTAACCAACGCACAAGCCCTGGCTGTCCTCCAGGCCCCGGATACTGAAATCCTCAATCAATTAGCAGCGGCCTATCAGGTTCGGTATCACTATTGGCAAAATCGGGTACGGCTTCATTATCTGCTCAATGCCCAAAGTGGACTCTGCCCAGAGGACTGTCATTACTGCTCCCAATCAAAAATCTCCACCGCCGAAATTGAGACCTATCCCCTCTTGGCAGAGGAAAAGATATTAGCCGCCGCGGCCCAGGCCGAGCGATTAAAAGCTGGAACATTTTGCTTGGTGCTTTCCGGTCGGAGTCCGAGTCCGAAAAACTTTGAACGAGTTCTGAGTACCATTCGTACCATTAAAGCCAACCATGATCTTAAAGTCTGTGCCTGTTTAGGACTCTTGGATGAAGCCCAAGCCCAAGCATTAGCGGCTGCGGGGGTGGATCGGGTCAATCACAACTTAAATACCTCTGAAGCTCATCACAGCAACATTTGCACCACTCATACCTTTAACGACCGAGCCACAACCATTAATCAGGTTCAAAAGGCCGGCATTACCACCTGTTCTGGGGGCATCATTGGCCTGGGCGAGTCAGATCAAGACGTGGTGGATTTGGCCATGTCCCTACGGGCCTTGAATGTGACCAGTGTCCCCGTTAACTTCTTAATTCCCATTGATGGCACTCCCCTGTCCCTTGCAAAACACCTCAATCCCCGCTACTGCCTGCGCGTCCTTTGCCTTTTTCGGTTTCTGCTTCCCAGTCAAGAAATTCGGATTGCGGGCGGCCGAGAAGTGCATTTACGCTCCCTCCAACCCTTGGGACTGTATCCAGCTAATTCAATTTTTGTCGGGGACTACCTCACCACCCCCGGACAGGCTGCCCACGCCGACTGGCAAATGATTAGTGATGCGGGATTTGTCTTAGAAGCTGCGGATGGCACCCCCCTAGAAGCACCTCTTTTTAATGACCAATAA
- the leuS gene encoding leucine--tRNA ligase: MDTRYQPQEIETKWQQAWADQGLDVTGTEPEKPKFYALSMFPYPSGNLHMGHVRNYTIPDVIARVKRMQGYRVLHPMGWDAFGLPAENAAIERGIPPAEWTEANIAQMKTQLQPLGLSYDWSRELATCRPDYYRWTQWLFLQFFQAGLAYQKEAAVNWDPIDQTVLANEQVDNEGRSWRSGAIVERKLLRQWFLKITDYAEALLQDLDTLTDWPERVKLMQANWIGKSTGAYLEFPIVGSEQKIAVFTTRPDTVYGVTYVVLAPEHPLTQAVTTNENQAQVAEFIKSISHESELERTAEDKPKRGLATGGKALNPFTGESIPIWIADYVLVEYGTGAVMGVPAHDQRDYQFAQQNQLPIKTVIIPANPEMVKLDQAYTEPGILINSGDFDGLESQTAKTKIIEFAESQGWGKARIQYRLRDWLISRQRYWGVPIPIIHCPDCGAVPVPDADLPVLLPENVEFTGRGASPLAQLEDWVNVPCPTCGKPAQRETDTMDTFIDSSWYFLRFADAQNDQAPFDPKVVNDWLPVDQYVGGIEHAILHLLYSRFFTKVLKDRGLINFSEPFQRLLTQGMVQGKTYKNPQTGKYVIPSQVKDPNNPVDPDSGIALDVVYEKMSKSKHNGVAPGDVIEKYGADTARMFILFKAPPEKDLEWDDADVEGQFRFLNRVWRLVTGYVEKNPEVKSTHAELSPDEKKLRRAIHTAIKEVSEDFEDYQFNTAISELMKLSNALGDAADLITSSTYQEGIKTLLLLLSPFAPHITEELWEQLPKREHSTSIHLQAWPKVDPTALVADEISLVIQIMGKTRGVIQVPAQAEANDLETYARNSEVGERYLAGQTVKKVIVVPGKLINFVLQG, from the coding sequence GTGGACACTCGGTATCAGCCCCAAGAGATTGAAACCAAATGGCAACAGGCCTGGGCCGACCAAGGGTTAGATGTCACGGGAACAGAGCCAGAAAAGCCCAAGTTTTATGCCCTCTCGATGTTTCCCTATCCCTCTGGGAATCTTCATATGGGCCATGTGCGGAATTACACGATTCCCGATGTGATCGCGCGGGTCAAACGAATGCAGGGCTATCGGGTACTTCATCCAATGGGGTGGGATGCGTTTGGGTTGCCGGCCGAAAATGCCGCAATTGAACGGGGAATTCCGCCGGCCGAGTGGACAGAAGCCAACATTGCCCAAATGAAAACCCAACTACAACCCCTCGGACTTTCCTATGATTGGTCGCGAGAATTAGCCACCTGTCGCCCGGATTATTATCGTTGGACGCAATGGTTGTTTTTGCAGTTTTTCCAGGCCGGGTTAGCCTACCAAAAAGAAGCGGCGGTGAACTGGGATCCCATTGATCAAACCGTCTTAGCCAATGAACAGGTGGATAATGAAGGGCGGTCGTGGCGGTCGGGGGCAATTGTCGAGCGGAAATTATTGCGGCAATGGTTTTTGAAAATCACCGACTATGCCGAAGCCTTGTTGCAGGATTTGGACACCCTCACAGACTGGCCAGAACGGGTGAAATTGATGCAGGCCAACTGGATTGGCAAATCTACCGGGGCCTATTTGGAGTTTCCGATTGTCGGTTCCGAGCAAAAAATTGCGGTCTTTACGACCCGGCCGGATACGGTGTACGGCGTGACCTATGTGGTGTTGGCTCCGGAACATCCTCTAACCCAGGCCGTAACCACGAACGAAAACCAGGCCCAGGTGGCAGAGTTTATCAAATCTATTAGCCATGAATCGGAACTAGAACGTACTGCCGAAGATAAACCCAAACGGGGCCTGGCCACGGGGGGGAAAGCATTAAATCCCTTCACAGGCGAATCAATTCCCATCTGGATTGCCGATTATGTCTTGGTGGAGTATGGCACCGGGGCTGTGATGGGGGTTCCGGCCCACGACCAACGGGATTATCAATTTGCTCAACAGAATCAGCTCCCGATTAAAACGGTGATTATTCCCGCCAATCCTGAGATGGTGAAATTGGATCAGGCCTACACGGAACCAGGGATTTTGATTAATTCGGGGGACTTTGATGGGTTAGAATCACAAACTGCCAAAACCAAGATTATTGAATTTGCCGAGTCTCAAGGGTGGGGAAAAGCCAGGATTCAGTATCGCCTTCGAGATTGGTTGATTTCTCGCCAACGCTATTGGGGTGTGCCGATTCCAATTATTCATTGCCCAGATTGTGGTGCGGTTCCTGTTCCCGATGCAGATTTACCTGTACTGCTGCCGGAAAACGTGGAATTCACCGGCCGGGGGGCTTCTCCCTTGGCGCAACTTGAGGATTGGGTCAATGTCCCCTGTCCCACCTGTGGCAAACCGGCCCAACGGGAAACCGACACCATGGATACGTTTATTGATTCCTCCTGGTATTTTCTCCGTTTTGCCGATGCCCAAAATGACCAGGCCCCGTTTGATCCCAAAGTTGTGAATGATTGGTTGCCCGTGGATCAGTATGTGGGCGGCATTGAACACGCGATTTTGCACCTGTTATATTCCCGCTTTTTTACCAAAGTCCTCAAGGATCGGGGTTTGATTAACTTCAGTGAACCCTTTCAACGGCTGTTAACTCAAGGGATGGTGCAGGGGAAAACTTATAAAAATCCGCAGACCGGAAAGTATGTGATTCCCAGCCAAGTCAAAGACCCGAATAATCCCGTAGATCCCGACTCCGGCATTGCCTTGGATGTGGTCTATGAAAAAATGTCGAAATCCAAACATAACGGTGTCGCTCCGGGGGATGTGATTGAAAAATATGGTGCAGATACCGCCCGGATGTTTATTTTATTTAAAGCCCCACCCGAAAAAGATTTGGAATGGGATGATGCCGATGTCGAGGGGCAATTTCGATTTTTGAATCGCGTCTGGCGGCTGGTGACGGGCTATGTTGAAAAAAATCCTGAAGTCAAGTCAACCCATGCCGAACTGAGTCCCGATGAGAAAAAACTGCGGCGGGCAATTCATACCGCGATTAAGGAAGTCAGTGAGGATTTTGAGGATTATCAATTTAATACCGCTATTTCGGAGTTGATGAAATTAAGTAATGCCCTTGGAGATGCGGCGGATTTAATCACCAGCTCAACCTATCAAGAAGGGATCAAAACTTTATTATTACTGCTTTCACCCTTTGCGCCTCATATTACGGAAGAACTTTGGGAACAGTTGCCAAAGCGTGAACATTCAACTTCTATTCACCTCCAGGCCTGGCCTAAGGTTGATCCAACGGCTTTAGTTGCTGATGAAATCTCGTTGGTCATTCAAATCATGGGCAAAACTAGAGGGGTGATTCAAGTCCCGGCCCAGGCCGAAGCCAATGACTTGGAAACCTATGCTCGCAACTCCGAGGTGGGAGAACGGTATTTAGCTGGCCAAACAGTGAAAAAAGTCATTGTTGTCCCCGGTAAATTAATCAACTTTGTCTTGCAAGGGTAG